In a single window of the Clarias gariepinus isolate MV-2021 ecotype Netherlands chromosome 16, CGAR_prim_01v2, whole genome shotgun sequence genome:
- the mfsd6l gene encoding major facilitator superfamily domain-containing protein 6-like, protein MKRTKQWDVRGAVSFAAFFHFIYSCAIGCLLPFLTLYFRHLGLTAIMTGTIMTVKHTVALVWRPLSCILARRHNKRRMIITASLVCSAAVASAILLFPPTGKSTENRSCNISQLNTEYSSTTLKPQTTLQKFSAPVAYSTQHNIRHSQEHSNTVQNISAQPFNITVSHQHTAGSQSNKPDSLETKKGHMPSPGKRSRSLIKREQKQQEVDETRYGFLESLKVMDTQHQMFFLIMIIISLWEIMAAPLTWTADDGLHEYLDLVDATERHGAVKPWRLLGAAGGMGCSGILVSIFYCLIGTVLHFYTYALLMVLTVPLVALLPLYRHKREHVPGAGLKALHLVRGDSQALLCAITAVLTGMAGSAVSDFLLWQMQDQNATELQMGITLATVPLCQAAFAPLNGCLTRLLKSHGRLLPLGILGLTLQCLSYSFMQAPWTVLPAQVLAGISVGALWWSLEAQSADIASPGTELAVKRVFETLYLDLGAGIGSVLSGFVVQKFGIKVLFQGTAVMLGVWCISLAILQWRIPRQRRINYSRLLAADASEMSESESEQDNDWLEKAMEEDKGNNNWRRRD, encoded by the coding sequence ATGAAGAGGACCAAACAGTGGGATGTCAGAGGAGCTGTAAGCTTTGCAGCTTTCTTCCATTTCATCTATTCTTGTGCCATAGGCTGCCTTTTGCCTTTCCTCACCCTTTACTTCAGACACCTTGGCCTCACTGCCATAATGACAGGAACCATCATGACTGTCAAACACACAGTTGCTCTGGTCTGGAGGCCTCTCTCCTGCATCCTTGCCAGACGTCATAACAAACGGCgcatgatcataacagcctctCTTGTTTGTTCAGCAGCAGTCGCGTCAGCGATTCTGCTCTTCCCACCCACTGGAAAGAGCACAGAGAACAGAAGCTGTAATATTAGTCAGCTGAACACGGAATATAGCTCTACTACTTTGAAACCCCAGACAACTCTACAAAAATTCTCTGCACCTGTTGCGTACTCAACACAGCACAATATAAGGCACTCCCAAGAGCACAGTAACACTGTGCAAAATATATCTGCACAGCCATTCAACATCACAGTATCACATCAACATACCGCAGGTAGTCAAAGCAACAAGCCAGACtctttggaaacaaaaaaaggtcataTGCCCTCACCAGGTAAAAGGAGCAGATCTTTAATAAAGCGTGAACAAAAGCAGCAGGAAGTGGACGAGACTCGATATGGGTTCCTTGAGAGTTTGAAAGTCATGGACACACAACATCAGATGTTTTTCTTGATCATGATCATCATAAGCCTATGGGAGATTATGGCTGCTCCGCTTACATGGACAGCTGACGATGGACTGCATGAGTACCTTGATTTAGTGGACGCCACAGAACGTCACGGCGCCGTTAAACCATGGAGATTGTTAGGGGCTGCTGGTGGTATGGGATGCTCTGGTATTCTAGTAAGCATCTTTTACTGTTTAATTGGAACAGTGTTGCATTTTTATACATACGCTTTACTGATGGTTTTAACAGTGCCGCTTGTTGCTTTGTTACCTCTTTACCGGCACAAACGTGAACATGTTCCCGGGGCTGGCTTGAAGGCACTGCACCTAGTGCGAGGAGACTCGCAGGCACTCCTCTGTGCCATCACTGCTGTTCTTACTGGCATGGCAGGTTCAGCTGTTTCGGACTTTCTCCTGTGGCAGATGCAAGATCAGAATGCTACTGAGCTTCAAATGGGTATTACTTTGGCCACTGTACCTCTGTGCCAGGCTGCTTTTGCCCCGTTGAATGGATGTTTAACTCGTCTTCTAAAGTCCCATGGCCGGCTCCTGCCTCTTGGTATCCTGGGTCTGACTCTGCAGTGTCTTTCCTATTCTTTCATGCAGGCTCCGTGGACAGTACTTCCTGCTCAGGTGTTGGCAGGAATCAGCGTTGGAGCCCTCTGGTGGTCATTAGAGGCTCAATCTGCAGACATAGCCTCTCCAGGGACAGAGCTGGCAGTAAAGCGAGTGTTTGAAACCCTTTATTTAGATCTTGGTGCCGGAATAGGCAGTGTATTAAGTGGGTTTGTGGTGCAGAAGTTTGGGATTAAAGTCCTTTTTCAGGGTACAGCAGTGATGCTTGGAGTGTGGTGCATTTCTTTAGCCATATTGCAATGGAGGATCCCTCGCCAGCGCAGAATAAATTATTCACGCCTTCTGGCTGCTGATGCAAGTGAAATGAGTGAGTCAGAGTCTGAGCAGGACAATGACTGGTTGGAGAAAGCCATGGAGGAGGACAAAGGAAACAATAATTGGAGGCGGCGGGATTAA